Sequence from the Clostridium saccharobutylicum DSM 13864 genome:
AGCATTGCCTAATTCCGGAAAAAGGATTGGCAGTTGCAGGAGATGCAATTATAGGTGCAGACTCACATACTTGTACGTATGGAGCACTTGGTGCTTTCTCAACAGGTATTGGATCAACTGACATGGCAGCTGGAATGGCTACAGGAAAAGCTTGGTTTAAGGTACCAGCAGCTTTAAAATTTGTTCTTAAGAACAAGCCTGCTAAATGGGTAAGTGGAAAAGATATAATTCTACACATAATTGGAATGATTGGTGTTGATGGGGCATTATATAAATCCATGGAATTTGTAGGAGAGGGACTACAATATCTTTCAATGGATGATAGATTTACGATGGCAAATATGGCTATTGAAGCAGGTGGAAAGAATGGAATTTTTCCAGTTGATGATAAAACCATTGAATATTTAAAGGAACATGCAACAAGAGAGTGGAAAGCTTACGAAGCAGATGAAGATGCTGAATATGAAGAAACATATGAAATTGACTTAAGTACATTAAGACCAACAGTGTCATTCCCACATTTACCTGATAACACAAGAACAATTGATAATGTTGGGGAAGTTGAGATTGATCAAGTAGTAATTGGATCATGTACTAATGGTAGAATTTCAGATTTAAGAGTAGCTAGAGATATTCTTAAAGGTAAAAAAGTTAAAAAGGGAATCAGATGTATAGTTATCCCAGGTACTCAAAAGATTTATCTACAATCATTAGAAGAAGGAATAGCTAAAGATTTAGTGGAAGCAGGTGCAGTATTTTCAACACCAACTTGTGGGCCATGTTTAGGTGGACATATGGGGATTTTAGCAAAAGGTGAAAGAGCATTGTCAACAACAAATAGAAACTTTGTAGGAAGAATGGGTCATGTTGAATCTGAAGTGTATCTTGCAAGTCCAGCAGTTGCAGCAGCATCAGCAATAACAGGAAAAATCACTGATCCAGAATTAGTATAGGGGGATTAAGCAATGAGCGTAAAAGGTAGAGTATTCAAATATGGAGATAATGTAGATACAGATGTAATAATTCCAGCAAGATATTTAAACACATCAGATCCTAAGGAACTTGCAATGCACTGTATGGAAGATATAGATAAAGAGTTCGTTAATAAAGTAAAACAAGGGGATATAATTGTTGCAAATAAAAATTTTGGTTGCGGTTCATCAAGAGAACATGCTCCATTAGCAATAAAAACAGCAGGTGTCAGCTGTGTTATCGCATCAACTTTTGCAAGAATATTTTATAGAAATTCAATAAACATTGGATTACCAATTTTAGAATGTGATGAAGCTGTAAAAGGTATAGATGCTGGAGATGAATTAGAAGTAGATTTTTCAACGGGTATTATTAAAAACTTAACTAAAAATCAAGAGTATCAAGGCGAACCATTTCCAGAATTCATGCAAAAAATTATTGATAACGATGGATTAATTGGATACATAAGAAATAACAAATAATGATTAATAAGTAATAAAGAATAAATATGAATGTAGCAATCAATAGTTAACAATTATTATAAAAAAATTGTAAAAGAATTTTTGTGATAAATCTATCTTTAAAGAAATTACGAAATAATTTCAACTTTAATTGTTAATTATTCACTGATAACTGAATATACGGGGGGCGTTTTTATAATGAAATATAATATAGCAGTAATAGAAGGCGATGGAATAGGTCCAGATATAGTTACTGAGGCAATAAAAGTATTAAATACTGTAGGAGAAAAATTTAATCACAAATTCGAATATGAATATGTATTGATGGGTGGATGTGCTATAGATAAAGAAGGTACACCACTTCCAGAAGCAACTTTGGATGTGTGCAAAAAAAGTGATGCAGTTCTACTTGGTGCTGTTGGTGGTCCTAAATGGGATGATCCTGATTCAAAAGTAAGGCCAGAACAAGGTTTATTAGGACTTAGAAATGGGTTGAAGCTTTATTGTAATTTAAGACCAGCAGTATTATATGCACCATTAAAAAATGAGTCACCACTTAAAGATGAAATTGTTAAGAACGGAATTGATATTTGTATAGTAAGAGAATTAACAGGAGGTATTTACTTTGGAGAAAGAGGTACTGAAGTAATTGATGGTGTTAAGAGTGCTTATGATACTGAAAGATATAATGTAAATGAAATTAGAAGAATAGCTAAAATTGCATTTGAAACAGCAATGAAGAGAAATAAAAAACTTACAAGTGTTGATAAAGCTAACATATTAGATAGTTCAAAACTTTGGAGAAGTATAGTTAATGAAATGGCTAAGGATTATCCAGAAGTTGAAGTAAATCATTTATATGTTGATAATACAGCAATGCAATTAGTTAAAGATCCAACTCAATTTGATGTAATTGTAACTTCAAATATGTTTGGAGATATTTTATCAGATGAAGCTAGTATGGTTACAGGTTCAATAGGAATGTTACCTTCAGCGTCTTTAGGTGATGGAACACTTGGAGTATACGAACCAATCCATGGAAGTGCACCAGATATAGCAGGAATGGGAATTGCAAATCCATTAGCAACTATACTTTCTACAGCTATGATGCTTAGACATAGTTTTTCATTAGAAAAAGAAGCAAAGATTATTGAAAATGCTGTATTAAATGTTCTTGAAGACGGATATAGAACTGGAGATATAATGACAGAAGGAAAGACAAAAGTTGGAACAGTTGAAATGGGAGATTTAGTTTGTAAAAAAATTAAGGAAGGGAAGTAGAATTTATGAAAAGTGATGCAATAAAGAAAGGGCCTGGTAAAGCAGCTCAAAGATCATTGCTTAAATCAGGTGGATTAACAGAAGAAGAGATAGCAAAGCCATTAATTGGAATAGTTTCAGCTCAAAATGATATTATTCCGGGACACATTAACTTAGATAAGATAGTTGAAGGTGTAAAAAAGGGAGTATTAATGTCTGGTGGAACACCACTTGTATTTCCTGCAATTGGAGTTTGTGATGGAATAGCAATGGGACATGAGGGAATGAGATATTCATTAGTAACAAGAGAGCTTATTGCAGATTCGATTGAATGTATGGCTAAAGCTCATGCTTTAGATGCATTAGTATTTGTTCCAAACTGCGATAAGATTGTTCCAGGAATGGTTATGGCAGCGTTGAGAGTAAATGTCCCATCAGTTGTTGTAAGTGGTGGACCAATGCTTGCTGGAAAATTTAATAAAAAAGCAGTTTCACTTTCAACTATGTTTGAAGCTGTTGGGTCTTATGAAGATGGAAAAATGACAGAAAAAGAGTTATGCGATTTAGAAAACTGCGCATGTCCAACTTGCGGTTCATGTTCAGGAATGTTTACTGCAAATTCAATGAACTGTTTATGTGAAGTTTTAGGATTAGCATTGCCGGGAAATGGTACTATTCCAGCTGTATTTTCAGAAAGAATAAGACTTGCTAAAAAAGCAGGTATGGCTGTAATGGATATGTTCAATAAAGATATTAAGCCAAGAGATATAGTTACTGAAAGAAGTATACAAAATGCATTAAAATTAGATATGGCACTTGGATGTTCTACAAATAGTGTACTTCATATAACTGCTATTGCAAATGAAGCAAAAATTGATATGAATTTAGATATTATAAATGAATTATCAGCAACAACTCCAGATCTTTGTAAATTAGCACCAGCATCAGATGTTCACATAGAGCAATTATATGAAGTTGGTGGTGTAGCAGCTGTAATGACTGAATTATCGAAGAAAGATTTATTAGATTTAGATTGCATTACAGTTACAGGAAAAACTCAAGGAGAAAATATTAAAGGGATTGAAGATACTGAACATGAAGTAGTTAGATCTATAGACAATCCATTTAGTGAAAATGGTGGTATAGCAGTCTTAAGAGGGAATTTAGCTCCAGATGGTGCAGTTGTAAAAAGAGCAGCGGTTTTACCAGAAATGTTAAAACATGAAGGTCCAGCTAAGGTATTTAATTCAGAAGAAGAAGCTAACGAAGCTATCTTTAATAAAAGAATACAATCTGGAGATGTAATAGTTATTAGATATGAAGGACCAAAAGGTGGTCCGGGTATGAGAGAAATGCTTCAGGCTACAGCAGCAGTTGCTGGAATGGGGCTAGATAAATCAGTAGCATTAATTACAGACGGAAGATTTAGTGGAGCTACAAGAGGAGCATCAATTGGGCACGTTTCTCCAGAAGCAGCAGATGGTGGAATGATTGGACTTTTAAAAGATGGGGATATTATATCAATAGATATTAATAATGCAAAGCTTGATGTTAAATTAAGTGATGAAGAAATAGAAGAGAGAAGAAAGAACTTTAAACCTCTTGAACCAAAGGTTAAAGAAGGATATTTAGCTAGGTATGCTAAGTTGGTAAGTTCTGCAAGCGAAGGAGCAATACTTAAATAATAACAATTTTATAAGAGCAAAGGAGTGAATAAAATGTTATTAACAGGGGCAGAGATATTAATAAAGTCGTTGCTAGATGAAAATGTAGAAACGATATTTGGATATCCAGGGGGAGCTGTACTTAATATATATGATGAACTATATAAATATAAAGATAAAATTCATCATGTTTTAACTTGCCATGAACAAGGGGCAGCTCATGCAGCAGATGGTTATGCAAGAGCTACTGGAAAGGTTGGTGTATGCTTAGCAACATCAGGACCAGGAGCTACAAATTTGGTGACGGGTATTGCTACAGCATATATGGATTCAGTTCCAATGGTAGCAATTACAGGTAATGTAGCGACATCATTATTAGGAAAAGACAGCTTTCAAGAAGTTGATATAACTGGGATTACAATGCCTATAACTAAGCATAACTATATTGTTAGAGATGTTAATGATTTGCAAAATATAATAAAGGATGCATTTTATATAGCACAAGAAGGAAGACCAGGACCAGTACTAATTGATATTCCTAAGGATGTAACTGCCAATAAAGCAGAGTATACTAAGCTAATTCCAAAGGAAATAACAAGAAGTTCAAAATATATAACTGAAAAATCTTTGCAAAAAGCTATAGAGTTAATAAATCAAAGTGAAAGACCATTTATATATGCAGGCGGAGGAATAGGAATATCAGGAGCAACGCAAGAGTTAATTGATTTTGCAGAAAAGATAAATGCACCTGTTTCAACATCTCTTATGTGTATGGCAGCATTTCCAAATGATCATGAATTATATACAGGAATGATAGGAATGCATGGAACAAAAGCATCAAATATTGCAGCAACAAAGTGTGATTTATTAATTACTCTTGGTGCTAGATTTAGTGATAGAGTTATAAGTCATCAAAATCACATTAAAAATGCAAGGATATTACAAATTGATGTAGATTGTGCTGAAATTAATAAAAATGTGAAAGTTGATTCTAGCATTGTTGGAGATTTAAAGATAGTACTAGATAAATTATTACCATTAATCAGTAGAAAAAATAATGATGAATGGCTTGGAAAAATTAATAATTTAAAAGAAAACAAAAAAGTATTAATAAATGATACTACAACACCGGAATTATTATTTGATAAATTAAATTCATTAAATGATGGAAGTTTTGTAATATCTACTGAGGTTGGCCAACATCAAATGTGGGCAGCTCAACATTTTAAGTTTAGAAATGAAAGAACATTTATAACTTCAGGTGGGCTTGGAACAATGGGATATGGCCTAGGAGCAGCCATTGGAGCTCAAACAGGTAGAAAAGATAGAAGAGTATTTAATATTGCTGGAGATGGAAGCTTTGGAATGAACTGTAATGAATTTGTTACAGCTGTTAAGAATAACCTTCCAATAATTCAAATAGTAATGAATAACAATTGCTTAGGGATGGTTAGGCAATGGCAAAGTCTTTTTTATGAGCAAAGGTATTCTGAAACAACGTTAGATAGACCAACAGATTATGTTAAACTTGCAGAAGCGTTTGGTGGAAAGGCGTTTAGAATAACAAAGCCAGAAGAAATAGATGAAGTATTAGAAAAAGCTCTGGATTCACAGGGTCCAGTTCTTATAGATTATTTAATAAATAATGATAAAAAAGTTTTTCCTATGGTTGCACCTGGTGCACCAATTAATGAAATAATAAATGAAGAAGATATTAAAAATAACTAGGGGGTTATACACATGCCAAAAATGTATTATGAAAAAGACACAGATTTAAATTTATTAAAAGGAAAGAAAGTTGCCGTAATAGGTTATGGTAGCCAAGGTCATGCACATGCATTAAATCTTCATGAAAGTGGAATAGATGTAGTTGTAGGATTATATAATGGAAGTAAGTCTTGGGAAAAAGCAGAAGAAGCAGGACTTAAAGTTGCAACAGTTGCAGAAGCAGCAAAAGCAGCAGATATCATAATGATCTTATTACCAGATGAAAAACAAGCTAAAATTTATAATGAACAAATAGCACCAAATTTAGAAGAAGGAAATGCATTAGTATTTGCTCATGGATTTAATATTCACTTTGGACAAATAACTCCACCTGCATTTGTAGATGTATTCATGGTTGCACCTAAGGGACCAGGACATTTAGTAAGAAGAACATATACTGAAGGTGCTGGAGTACCATGCTTAATAGCTGTATATCAAGATGCATCTGGAAAAGCAAAACAATACGCTTTAGCTTATGCAAATGGAATTGGGGGAGCAAGAGCAGGGGTTCTTGAAACTACTTTCAAAGATGAAACAGAAACAGATTTATTCGGAGAACAAGCAGTTCTTTGTGGTGGAGTTTCAGAACTTATCAAAGCTGGATTTGAAACTTTAGTAGAAGCAGGATATGCTCCAGAAAATGCTTATTTTGAATGTATGCATGAAATGAAATTAATCGTTGATTTATTATATCAAGGTGGATTAAGCATGATGAGATATTCAATTTCAGATACTGCTGAATATGGAGATTATCAAATTGGTAAGAGAATCATCACAGATGAAACTAAGAAAGAAATGAAAAAAGTTCTTACTGAAATTCAAGATGGTACATTCGCTAAGAACTGGTTATTAGAAAACCAAACTAATAGACCAGGATTTAATGCAAGAAGAAGAATGGAAGCTGAACATCCAATTGAAAAAGTTGGTAAGGAATTAAGAGGAATGATGAGCTGGATCGATACAGCTAAAGTAGACTAATATTTATTCCATTCAGGTAAGAATATTAGCAAATGCAGAATAAAATTATTGTTAATATGTTTGCAAAATAAAAATACTAGAATAATGGGAGGACTTCCATTGTTCTGGTATTTTTTTATAGATAATTACTTCAATGTATATATTTATTCAACATATCGGTATTTTTTAATACATATAAAAAGACCTATTAGAAAAATAGTTATCAAGGATATAATATTTAAAGTATATGGAATATAAATTATTTCTATCCTTTCATATCCTTTATCTATAATTTTAAAAAAGTATGTTATGATAGGATATAGATGATGTCAATATAATTATGTGTAATTAGAGGTAAATAATGAATTATGTATATATAGTAGAATGCTCAGATGGAACATTTTATACAGGATGGACAAATGATTTGGGAAAAAGAATTGATATGCATTCAAAAGGAATAGGAGCAAAATATACAAGAGGTAGAGGTCCGGTAAAATTAATATATCATGAAGAATTTGAAGATAAAAAATTAGCTATGAAGAGAGAATATGAGATTAAGCAATTTAGTAAAAAACAAAAAATATTATTAGTTGAGGCACACTCAAAAAAATAATCACGGAATTTTGCAATTGTTATTTTCTTTCATGTACCTAATAAAAATAATGTATAAGGGAAAAATACTTTTATAAAAACGTTTCTATAGTGGAAGTTATGAGAAAATTGCACCAGATTAACAATTAATTTTTACTAATGCAGTATTCACTTAATGATTAAGTGAAGAGAGATAGAAGGGAGATATGCATGCGAAAAAGGGCATCAAGAAAAAGGCGAAATAGGTATAAGAACAATTTAGGAAAAATATTTTTGGCTATTATGTTTATTGGTGTAATAATTATTAGTATGTTTATTTTTATCAATAGAGTGTTTTCTGTTAAAGAAGAAAAAAATGTTGCTCAAGAAATTGAAAATCCAGCGAAAGTTGAGAATAAAGCAGAGGAAGAAATAAAAGAACCAGTTAGAAAAGAAATATTAATCTCTTTTGCAGGAGATTTTACTTTAGGAACAGATGATAAATTTGCATATGATAGTAGTTTGCCAGCTGCATTTATTAATAATGGAAGTGATTATTCTTATTTTATGCAAAATGTATCAAGTATTTTTGGGCAAGATGATTATACATTAGTTAACCTTGAGACAACATTGACAGATTCAGATATTAAAGCACAAAAAGAAGGAAACGTGGTTTATAATTTTAAAGGTCCTAAAGAATATGTAAATATTCTTAATAATGCTTCAATTGAAGGTGTAACAATAGCTAATAATCACATCTATGATTATGGAACTCAGGGAGTACAAGATACTATAGGTACGTTGCAGCAAAATAATATAGATATATGTGGAGAAGGGTATAAGATTTTAAAACAGATAAAAGGAGTTAAATTTGGATTTTTAGGTTATACAGGTTGGAATAATAGTGATAATTTTAGAAATGCCATAATAAATGATATAAGCGAATTGAAAAAACAAGGAGCAGATGTTGTAATTCCATATTTTCATTGGGGAATGGAAAATGATTATGAACCAGATTATAATCAACAAAGCATTGCAAGGTTTGCCATTGATAATGGTGCGGATTGTGTCATAGGGTCGCATCCTCATGTACTTCAAAGTATGGAAAACTATAATGGTAAATTAATAGCTTATTCTTTGGGGAATTTCTGTTTTGGAGGAAATTCAAATCCAAGTGATAAAAGAACAGTTATACTACAACTTAAGGTTGACATTGAAGGTAATAAAATAGAAAATTTTGAGTATAAGGTAATTCCTACAATGATTTCGTCTAGAAGTGATACAAATGATTATATTCCAACGCCAGCAACTGATGAAGATAAAAATAATATATTAAAAACATTAAATGAGTTATCACCAAGTTTAAATGGAAACATAAAAGATGACTTCTTTTATATACAATAGAAGATAATATACATATAAAAGATTTAAGTTTATGTGGGTTATAATAATTGGAAATTATTATAAGAGACTTTTTATTGTATTTAAGAATACCACAAGTTTGACTTTTACTTGCGAAAAGCCTTTAGCAATACCTAGAAAAAACAAACTATCTTTGTAAAATTATGGTTATATGCCGATAAAGACCATAATACACAAATATTTACATAATAAATAATATCAGTTAGTATTTGAAAAATAAAGGCATAAGTTTATGTTTGGTAAATCCTTATCATGTTAATAAAGCAAAGCGTATACTGGAAAGTATGTATATAAAAGGAATAACATAAATTTATACTTAGGATTTGTTGAGAAAACACTAAGTACAAATTTATTATGAAAAAAGTAGTAGATAGTTTTGTTTTTATATAAAACTACCTACTACTTTTTTGTGTAATAATTTTCTTTTAAATGAAAATGAGCATTGTTCTAGACATGATTTTAATTAGTTTTAGATGCTCCATTTAAAAATTTTACTATATGATAATTTGTTAGTTTACGGGATCCCATGGATTACGTCTATGAGGAAATGGAAATCTCATATCTCCTGGATCCATAATGATCCCACCATTAATTTTTTGTAATTCTTTTTCATCTAAATCTTTCATTTTAAAAACTCCTTTATTTTATAATATATATAATAAACACAAATAGATTTTTTATGTGTCTATTTATCGCATTATCAAATTAATTTAATATGTTGATTTTTTCTAAAAAATATTTAAAATAAGAAACTTGTCTATTTATTATCCTAGCTTTGACCATCATTCCATTTTTTATATCTAAACTATTTCCTTTTATATCTTTTATGTTAATTGTATCTAATGAACATGTTGCAGTATAATAATTATTTCCATTGTTTGATTTTGCATCATTACTTATATTTTCTAATGTAGTTTTTATAGCTCCATATTCAGTTTGAGGAAGTGATAATATTTCTAAGCTTACATCTTGTCCTTGCTTTATATTAAGAATATCTTCATTATTAATATAAAGATTGACTTTTTTTTGTGTTTGATTAGAAGGAATAATTTTTGCAATTTCTATTCCATTTTGAATGAAATCACCTACATTAATATCTTGAATTAAGCTAATAATTCCATCACATTGAGCTTTAATAATAGTGTTATTGTCAAAACTTATCAATATATCTCCTTCTTTAACAAGCTGTCCATCTTTTATATTTGTATTTATTATGGTTCCATTAGTTCTAGTATAAATATCACATATTTCACCTTTAGGGCGAATTTCTCCAGTTGCAGTAATAACTATATATTTTTGAGCAAATATGGACCATGTTGTTGCTAAAATTAATAATAATCCAATTATATAAAACATATATTTTGAAAAAGAATTTGGATGGTTTTGCATTATCTCTATTGAATCTGTTATGTCTTTTAACTCTTCAATTTTATATTTCATTAACACATATCCCCTTATGTTTTTTATTAATTATTAATTGTTGCTGCTATTTCATCTAAGTTTTCGATTGACTGTCCAGTCCATAAGTTATAATAGTATCCATAATTATTTAATAATTCTTTATGTTTACCCTGTTCAATTACTTGACCTTTATCAATAACATATATTTTGTTACATTTCATAATTGTACTTAATCTATGAGCGATTATTATAGTTGTTATATTGTTGGTGCATTCTTCCAGAGTATTTTGTATTGCTTTTTCTGTTATAGAATCCAAATTAGATGTTGCCTCATCCATTATTAATATTTCAGGTTTCTTTAATAATGCTCTAGCAATTGCTAATCTTTGCCTTTGTCCACCTGAAAGATTGCTTCCTTTCTCTTCTAAAAGAGTTCCATATCTTAGTGGTAAGCTATTTATATATTCATGTATTTGGGCTTTTTTACAAGCAGCTATAATTTCTTCATAATTTGCAGAGTAATTAGCAAATTGTAAGTTTTCCATTATTGTTCCTGAAAAGAAAAATGATTCTTGAGATATATAGCTAATCTTATCTCTTAATGATTCTTTATTTATATCCTTTATATTATAATTATTTAATAAAATTTCACCTTTCTCAATTTCATAAAATCCCATTAAAAGCTTTGCAATGGTAGTCTTTCCTGAACCGCTTTCTCCTACTAAAGCTATTTTTTCTCCAGCTTT
This genomic interval carries:
- the leuD gene encoding 3-isopropylmalate dehydratase small subunit; protein product: MSVKGRVFKYGDNVDTDVIIPARYLNTSDPKELAMHCMEDIDKEFVNKVKQGDIIVANKNFGCGSSREHAPLAIKTAGVSCVIASTFARIFYRNSINIGLPILECDEAVKGIDAGDELEVDFSTGIIKNLTKNQEYQGEPFPEFMQKIIDNDGLIGYIRNNK
- a CDS encoding bacteriocin yields the protein MKDLDEKELQKINGGIIMDPGDMRFPFPHRRNPWDPVN
- the leuC gene encoding 3-isopropylmalate dehydratase large subunit — encoded protein: MGMTMTQKILAAHAGLENVKAGQLIEANLDLVLGNDITTPVAVNEFKKFGTDKVFSKSQIAIVPDHFTPNKDIKAAEQVKYVREFSNKMGIENFFEVGEMGIEHCLIPEKGLAVAGDAIIGADSHTCTYGALGAFSTGIGSTDMAAGMATGKAWFKVPAALKFVLKNKPAKWVSGKDIILHIIGMIGVDGALYKSMEFVGEGLQYLSMDDRFTMANMAIEAGGKNGIFPVDDKTIEYLKEHATREWKAYEADEDAEYEETYEIDLSTLRPTVSFPHLPDNTRTIDNVGEVEIDQVVIGSCTNGRISDLRVARDILKGKKVKKGIRCIVIPGTQKIYLQSLEEGIAKDLVEAGAVFSTPTCGPCLGGHMGILAKGERALSTTNRNFVGRMGHVESEVYLASPAVAAASAITGKITDPELV
- a CDS encoding GIY-YIG nuclease family protein; this encodes MNYVYIVECSDGTFYTGWTNDLGKRIDMHSKGIGAKYTRGRGPVKLIYHEEFEDKKLAMKREYEIKQFSKKQKILLVEAHSKK
- the leuB gene encoding 3-isopropylmalate dehydrogenase, with the translated sequence MKYNIAVIEGDGIGPDIVTEAIKVLNTVGEKFNHKFEYEYVLMGGCAIDKEGTPLPEATLDVCKKSDAVLLGAVGGPKWDDPDSKVRPEQGLLGLRNGLKLYCNLRPAVLYAPLKNESPLKDEIVKNGIDICIVRELTGGIYFGERGTEVIDGVKSAYDTERYNVNEIRRIAKIAFETAMKRNKKLTSVDKANILDSSKLWRSIVNEMAKDYPEVEVNHLYVDNTAMQLVKDPTQFDVIVTSNMFGDILSDEASMVTGSIGMLPSASLGDGTLGVYEPIHGSAPDIAGMGIANPLATILSTAMMLRHSFSLEKEAKIIENAVLNVLEDGYRTGDIMTEGKTKVGTVEMGDLVCKKIKEGK
- the ilvB gene encoding biosynthetic-type acetolactate synthase large subunit, which produces MLLTGAEILIKSLLDENVETIFGYPGGAVLNIYDELYKYKDKIHHVLTCHEQGAAHAADGYARATGKVGVCLATSGPGATNLVTGIATAYMDSVPMVAITGNVATSLLGKDSFQEVDITGITMPITKHNYIVRDVNDLQNIIKDAFYIAQEGRPGPVLIDIPKDVTANKAEYTKLIPKEITRSSKYITEKSLQKAIELINQSERPFIYAGGGIGISGATQELIDFAEKINAPVSTSLMCMAAFPNDHELYTGMIGMHGTKASNIAATKCDLLITLGARFSDRVISHQNHIKNARILQIDVDCAEINKNVKVDSSIVGDLKIVLDKLLPLISRKNNDEWLGKINNLKENKKVLINDTTTPELLFDKLNSLNDGSFVISTEVGQHQMWAAQHFKFRNERTFITSGGLGTMGYGLGAAIGAQTGRKDRRVFNIAGDGSFGMNCNEFVTAVKNNLPIIQIVMNNNCLGMVRQWQSLFYEQRYSETTLDRPTDYVKLAEAFGGKAFRITKPEEIDEVLEKALDSQGPVLIDYLINNDKKVFPMVAPGAPINEIINEEDIKNN
- a CDS encoding CapA family protein; translated protein: MRKRASRKRRNRYKNNLGKIFLAIMFIGVIIISMFIFINRVFSVKEEKNVAQEIENPAKVENKAEEEIKEPVRKEILISFAGDFTLGTDDKFAYDSSLPAAFINNGSDYSYFMQNVSSIFGQDDYTLVNLETTLTDSDIKAQKEGNVVYNFKGPKEYVNILNNASIEGVTIANNHIYDYGTQGVQDTIGTLQQNNIDICGEGYKILKQIKGVKFGFLGYTGWNNSDNFRNAIINDISELKKQGADVVIPYFHWGMENDYEPDYNQQSIARFAIDNGADCVIGSHPHVLQSMENYNGKLIAYSLGNFCFGGNSNPSDKRTVILQLKVDIEGNKIENFEYKVIPTMISSRSDTNDYIPTPATDEDKNNILKTLNELSPSLNGNIKDDFFYIQ
- the ilvD gene encoding dihydroxy-acid dehydratase: MKSDAIKKGPGKAAQRSLLKSGGLTEEEIAKPLIGIVSAQNDIIPGHINLDKIVEGVKKGVLMSGGTPLVFPAIGVCDGIAMGHEGMRYSLVTRELIADSIECMAKAHALDALVFVPNCDKIVPGMVMAALRVNVPSVVVSGGPMLAGKFNKKAVSLSTMFEAVGSYEDGKMTEKELCDLENCACPTCGSCSGMFTANSMNCLCEVLGLALPGNGTIPAVFSERIRLAKKAGMAVMDMFNKDIKPRDIVTERSIQNALKLDMALGCSTNSVLHITAIANEAKIDMNLDIINELSATTPDLCKLAPASDVHIEQLYEVGGVAAVMTELSKKDLLDLDCITVTGKTQGENIKGIEDTEHEVVRSIDNPFSENGGIAVLRGNLAPDGAVVKRAAVLPEMLKHEGPAKVFNSEEEANEAIFNKRIQSGDVIVIRYEGPKGGPGMREMLQATAAVAGMGLDKSVALITDGRFSGATRGASIGHVSPEAADGGMIGLLKDGDIISIDINNAKLDVKLSDEEIEERRKNFKPLEPKVKEGYLARYAKLVSSASEGAILK
- the ilvC gene encoding ketol-acid reductoisomerase, with the translated sequence MPKMYYEKDTDLNLLKGKKVAVIGYGSQGHAHALNLHESGIDVVVGLYNGSKSWEKAEEAGLKVATVAEAAKAADIIMILLPDEKQAKIYNEQIAPNLEEGNALVFAHGFNIHFGQITPPAFVDVFMVAPKGPGHLVRRTYTEGAGVPCLIAVYQDASGKAKQYALAYANGIGGARAGVLETTFKDETETDLFGEQAVLCGGVSELIKAGFETLVEAGYAPENAYFECMHEMKLIVDLLYQGGLSMMRYSISDTAEYGDYQIGKRIITDETKKEMKKVLTEIQDGTFAKNWLLENQTNRPGFNARRRMEAEHPIEKVGKELRGMMSWIDTAKVD
- a CDS encoding HlyD family efflux transporter periplasmic adaptor subunit → MKYKIEELKDITDSIEIMQNHPNSFSKYMFYIIGLLLILATTWSIFAQKYIVITATGEIRPKGEICDIYTRTNGTIINTNIKDGQLVKEGDILISFDNNTIIKAQCDGIISLIQDINVGDFIQNGIEIAKIIPSNQTQKKVNLYINNEDILNIKQGQDVSLEILSLPQTEYGAIKTTLENISNDAKSNNGNNYYTATCSLDTINIKDIKGNSLDIKNGMMVKARIINRQVSYFKYFLEKINILN